The following coding sequences lie in one Arthrobacter sp. SLBN-122 genomic window:
- a CDS encoding serine hydrolase domain-containing protein produces the protein MSTKNYVLRRASLAAVLLVSGCTYSNDEPAQPSSSPSPFASLENQVQLFMDEGAVAAVVQIRWPEGEWSRAYGVRDLETRAPAQPTDRAEVASVTKTMTAVAALKLVDDNLIGLDDPVNDVIPGFTSTLKPPAPITVRQLLSHTSGMPEVNDALPKDVDFRPVLSQTLTMERGLQLAGTLPWTSADVGTFKYSNTNYLALGLLIQTLRHKPFVQVLQEEVLGPLGLKNTSLDRIDPHEAGLLRGYVTLRGERVDTTDNTFAVGNPADGAVSTMEDLNLLMAGIFQGRAVSASSLREMKTSPSFRPYGLGVWEHADGCSKNSRHEGRGSFWEYQTVVVSSGDGRYQAAMTVTTPPMPTELEDPSTRDKRDYLNGRIESSLNEALDRICKPAG, from the coding sequence ATGAGCACGAAGAATTACGTATTGAGGCGGGCGTCGCTGGCAGCGGTCCTCCTTGTCTCTGGCTGTACCTATTCCAACGATGAGCCCGCACAGCCATCGAGCTCGCCCAGCCCCTTCGCTTCCTTGGAAAATCAGGTCCAGCTGTTCATGGACGAAGGCGCGGTGGCCGCCGTCGTCCAGATTCGCTGGCCCGAGGGCGAGTGGTCCAGGGCCTACGGCGTGCGCGACCTCGAGACCAGGGCTCCGGCTCAGCCCACGGACCGGGCGGAGGTCGCCAGCGTCACCAAGACGATGACGGCCGTGGCCGCGCTGAAGCTCGTGGACGACAACCTCATCGGGCTGGACGATCCCGTCAATGACGTCATTCCCGGGTTTACATCCACGCTTAAGCCTCCGGCTCCGATCACTGTGAGGCAACTGCTCAGCCATACGTCCGGAATGCCTGAGGTCAATGATGCCCTCCCAAAGGATGTTGACTTCCGCCCTGTGCTGAGCCAAACACTCACGATGGAGCGGGGCCTGCAACTGGCAGGGACCCTCCCCTGGACCTCTGCCGATGTCGGGACTTTCAAGTACTCGAACACCAATTACCTCGCACTCGGCCTCCTCATCCAGACGCTGCGGCACAAGCCCTTCGTCCAAGTACTGCAGGAGGAGGTCTTAGGCCCTCTCGGTTTGAAGAACACCAGCCTGGACCGCATTGACCCGCACGAAGCCGGTCTTTTGCGCGGCTACGTGACCCTGCGCGGTGAACGGGTAGACACCACAGACAATACCTTCGCGGTCGGCAACCCGGCCGACGGCGCTGTCTCCACGATGGAGGACCTGAACCTCCTCATGGCCGGAATATTCCAGGGACGGGCGGTCTCAGCGTCGTCCCTGCGGGAGATGAAGACCAGCCCCAGCTTCCGTCCGTACGGGCTGGGCGTATGGGAGCATGCGGACGGATGCTCGAAAAACTCGCGGCACGAGGGCCGGGGCTCGTTCTGGGAATACCAGACCGTCGTAGTCAGCAGCGGAGACGGGCGGTACCAGGCCGCGATGACAGTCACAACACCACCAATGCCTACCGAGTTAGAGGACCCCTCCACGCGCGACAAGCGCGACTACCTGAACGGCCGAATCGAGTCTTCACTCAACGAGGCATTGGACCGCATCTGCAAGCCGGCCGGCTGA
- a CDS encoding DUF4259 domain-containing protein, with protein MMGAWGFLPFENDDALDWLDELEGSGADVIRGALAKANDGYVEAPEGSVAIAAADTTAAC; from the coding sequence ATGATGGGCGCATGGGGCTTCCTGCCGTTTGAAAATGACGACGCGCTGGACTGGCTGGACGAACTCGAAGGTAGCGGTGCTGACGTTATCCGCGGGGCGCTGGCCAAAGCGAACGACGGCTACGTCGAAGCTCCAGAGGGCAGTGTCGCCATCGCGGCTGCCGACACCACTGCAGCATGCTAA
- a CDS encoding DUF4389 domain-containing protein: protein MAQQTSYPLAVDGARSPHLSRWLWLVKWLLIIPHVIVLFFLWFVFLVLSVVAFFAILFTGRYPRAIFDFNVGVLRWTWRVSFYSYSALATDHYPPFTLADDPDYPARLSVDYPQSLSRGLVLVKWWLLALPHYLIIGVFTGAAFGSYNQVRDGNAWAYGSGLIGLLVCIAGLVLLFADRYPRGLFDLLMGMNRWVFRVTAYAALMTDQYPPLRLDMGGSEPPPSADTPVMIGPEPLPTT, encoded by the coding sequence ATGGCACAACAAACTTCGTACCCGCTCGCTGTCGACGGAGCGCGATCTCCGCACCTGAGCCGTTGGCTGTGGCTGGTCAAATGGCTGCTGATCATCCCTCACGTTATTGTCTTATTCTTCCTATGGTTCGTTTTCCTGGTGCTGTCGGTGGTGGCGTTCTTCGCGATCTTGTTCACAGGCCGCTACCCACGGGCAATTTTTGACTTTAACGTTGGCGTGCTGCGCTGGACGTGGCGGGTCAGCTTCTACTCCTACAGTGCACTGGCAACCGATCACTATCCGCCGTTCACACTGGCCGACGATCCCGACTACCCGGCACGGCTGTCCGTTGACTATCCACAGTCGCTGTCACGCGGACTCGTACTGGTGAAATGGTGGCTGCTCGCACTCCCTCACTACCTAATCATCGGAGTGTTCACCGGAGCCGCCTTCGGCAGCTACAACCAGGTGCGTGACGGCAACGCCTGGGCCTACGGCAGCGGCCTGATCGGCCTGCTGGTATGCATCGCCGGTCTCGTCCTGCTCTTCGCTGACCGCTACCCCCGCGGGTTGTTCGACCTCCTCATGGGCATGAACCGCTGGGTGTTCCGCGTCACCGCCTACGCAGCGCTGATGACCGACCAATATCCCCCGTTGCGGCTCGACATGGGCGGCAGCGAACCACCACCCAGCGCAGACACCCCCGTCATGATCGGGCCGGAACCACTGCCGACGACATAG
- a CDS encoding DUF3090 domain-containing protein: protein MPTRVHEFAWPDRVVIGTVGLPGARTFYLQVRTGKQIVSIALEKQQSAELAGKIDEILDQLIALEGNPFSIPTGTPIELVDNDPLEAVEEQFRTGAMTLGWDPTTAQVIIEAYPLSDVDADDDDDPVDGNDAEVAEMLLVRMPVGTARAFAKRTREVVGAGRPACPLCGSPVDPDGHVCTLPEV from the coding sequence ATGCCCACACGCGTTCACGAGTTTGCCTGGCCTGACCGGGTTGTCATCGGCACCGTCGGCCTCCCGGGGGCACGTACGTTCTACTTGCAGGTCCGCACCGGCAAGCAAATCGTGAGCATCGCCCTCGAGAAGCAACAGTCGGCCGAGCTCGCCGGGAAGATTGATGAAATCCTCGATCAGCTCATCGCCCTCGAGGGTAACCCCTTCAGCATTCCCACGGGTACGCCCATCGAACTCGTGGACAATGACCCGCTCGAGGCGGTCGAGGAACAGTTTCGAACCGGCGCCATGACCTTGGGCTGGGACCCGACGACGGCGCAGGTGATCATCGAGGCATACCCGCTCAGCGATGTTGATGCTGACGATGACGACGACCCGGTTGATGGGAACGACGCTGAGGTGGCCGAAATGTTGCTGGTGCGGATGCCGGTTGGTACGGCCCGTGCGTTCGCCAAGCGGACCCGTGAGGTGGTGGGAGCCGGGCGTCCCGCGTGCCCGCTCTGCGGTTCTCCAGTGGACCCCGACGGACACGTCTGCACCCTGCCTGAGGTTTGA
- a CDS encoding SCO1664 family protein translates to MPAPDLLTAELTLTGRITTASNATFLATIGDTTVVYKPIAGEKPLWDFPDGFLAHREVAAYLVSEVLGWNVVPRTWLRDGPLGQGMVQLWQQTDPDQNAVDLVAADDIPETGWKQVLEGQDETGRMVALIHEDTPELRRMAVFDVVVNNADRKGDHILAMPDGHRHGVDHGLTFHRDHKLRTVLWGWLGDALSAEELEGIDRVIEGLDGELGQSLADLISAEEIASLVARCARLRMTRRFPAPRGGMPAVPWPLF, encoded by the coding sequence ATGCCGGCACCCGACCTCCTGACTGCCGAGCTGACGCTCACCGGGCGCATCACAACGGCGTCGAATGCCACCTTCCTTGCGACCATCGGCGACACCACGGTGGTTTATAAGCCGATAGCCGGGGAGAAACCGCTGTGGGATTTTCCCGACGGCTTCCTTGCCCACCGGGAGGTGGCCGCCTATCTGGTTTCTGAGGTCCTGGGCTGGAACGTGGTGCCACGCACCTGGCTCCGCGATGGTCCCCTGGGCCAAGGAATGGTGCAGCTGTGGCAGCAGACTGATCCCGACCAGAACGCGGTGGATCTCGTTGCCGCGGACGATATTCCGGAGACCGGGTGGAAACAGGTCCTCGAGGGGCAGGATGAGACGGGGCGGATGGTCGCCCTCATACATGAGGACACGCCGGAGCTAAGACGCATGGCGGTATTCGACGTCGTCGTCAACAACGCTGACCGCAAAGGCGATCACATTCTTGCCATGCCTGACGGACACCGGCACGGCGTGGACCATGGGCTCACCTTTCACCGTGACCACAAGCTGCGCACAGTGCTGTGGGGGTGGTTGGGAGACGCCCTGTCGGCCGAGGAACTTGAGGGCATCGACCGCGTCATCGAAGGTCTGGACGGTGAGCTGGGCCAAAGCCTGGCGGACCTGATCAGTGCCGAAGAAATTGCGTCGCTCGTGGCGCGCTGCGCCCGGTTGCGGATGACACGGCGGTTCCCTGCTCCCAGGGGTGGGATGCCCGCGGTGCCCTGGCCGCTGTTTTAA
- a CDS encoding EthD family reductase: MSPLVLAVPGVQAYVQNRCMPALDGADPPYADLGEVWFESREAAAAATQSPEWSAVIADAREFMDTSTIVVVWAGGASGIGPAPEPMYAQVEIALAAADSATPPGLQPPTQRG, encoded by the coding sequence ATGTCCCCCCTAGTGCTGGCCGTTCCGGGAGTGCAGGCGTACGTTCAGAACCGCTGTATGCCGGCACTCGATGGAGCAGACCCTCCATATGCAGACCTGGGCGAAGTTTGGTTCGAAAGCCGTGAGGCTGCAGCGGCAGCGACGCAGTCCCCGGAATGGTCGGCTGTGATCGCCGATGCCCGCGAATTTATGGACACGTCAACGATCGTCGTGGTCTGGGCGGGAGGAGCATCCGGCATCGGCCCAGCGCCGGAACCCATGTATGCGCAAGTCGAGATCGCTCTGGCTGCGGCGGATTCGGCCACTCCACCTGGCCTTCAGCCGCCTACTCAACGAGGGTGA
- a CDS encoding helix-turn-helix transcriptional regulator has translation MAEWGFLTNHLHALYCVARHPGIRIREIAESVGVQERAAHRLVADLVEGGYLTRRRVGSRNFYELHPNQPLRREGLDEVAVGEILDVLLRRGEEVGVPALPTIHPNEGKVAESS, from the coding sequence ATGGCTGAATGGGGCTTTCTAACTAATCACCTGCATGCGCTTTACTGCGTGGCGCGCCACCCCGGCATACGGATCCGTGAGATCGCCGAAAGCGTGGGCGTCCAGGAGCGCGCCGCACACCGACTCGTGGCGGATTTGGTCGAGGGTGGTTACCTGACCCGCCGCCGGGTCGGGAGTCGCAACTTCTACGAGCTACATCCGAATCAGCCGCTCCGCCGGGAAGGTCTGGACGAGGTCGCGGTCGGCGAGATCCTCGACGTCCTCCTTCGAAGAGGTGAAGAAGTCGGTGTCCCCGCGCTGCCGACAATACATCCCAATGAGGGGAAGGTGGCAGAGTCCAGTTGA
- a CDS encoding UBP-type zinc finger domain-containing protein — translation MEDRPVRGISLTATPSGTGCLECLSGDGPGWWLHLRRCAQCGHIGCCDSSPSQHASTHARTAGHPVIRSFEPGENWFYEHTTKKFFRGPRLPDPQSRPLEQPSPAPAEMVPADWRERLHR, via the coding sequence ATGGAGGACCGCCCTGTTCGGGGAATCAGCCTCACCGCCACGCCCAGTGGAACAGGATGCCTGGAGTGCCTCAGCGGTGATGGCCCGGGCTGGTGGCTGCATCTTCGCCGCTGCGCCCAATGCGGCCACATCGGCTGCTGCGATTCATCGCCCTCACAGCATGCCAGTACCCATGCCCGCACCGCCGGACACCCCGTCATAAGATCCTTTGAACCCGGCGAGAACTGGTTCTACGAGCACACCACAAAGAAGTTCTTCCGCGGCCCGCGGCTTCCGGACCCCCAGTCCAGACCGCTGGAGCAGCCGTCACCTGCACCGGCAGAGATGGTACCGGCGGACTGGCGGGAGCGCCTGCACCGGTAG
- a CDS encoding MSMEG_4193 family putative phosphomutase yields the protein MATVILVRHGRTTANAAGLLAGRAAGVSLDQIGREQAALTGDRLAAVPLAGVVSSPLERCQQTAQLILDRQAGNPSAPTDPDLTECDYGQWQGRLLSDLAAEDLWAAVQSQPSAVVFPGGESMAAMQARSVAAIRRHDAAFEAEYGPGAVWAAVSHGDIIKSILADAFGMHLDLFQRINVGPASVSIVHYGAVRPSVYATNTDAGDLSWLSNGIKSGDASVGGGAGQTAKGTSCA from the coding sequence ATGGCAACAGTTATCCTCGTGCGGCACGGCCGCACCACAGCCAACGCCGCTGGACTGCTGGCCGGCCGGGCGGCCGGCGTCAGCTTGGACCAGATCGGGCGGGAGCAGGCAGCTTTGACGGGAGACCGGCTCGCTGCCGTGCCCTTGGCCGGGGTGGTATCGAGTCCCCTCGAGCGTTGCCAGCAAACCGCCCAGCTCATCCTCGATCGCCAGGCGGGTAATCCTTCTGCGCCGACCGATCCCGATCTCACGGAGTGCGATTACGGCCAGTGGCAGGGCCGCCTGCTTAGTGATCTCGCGGCCGAAGACCTGTGGGCGGCTGTGCAGTCTCAGCCGTCCGCCGTCGTTTTTCCCGGTGGTGAATCCATGGCGGCGATGCAGGCCAGGTCAGTGGCAGCAATCCGGCGCCACGATGCAGCCTTCGAAGCCGAGTACGGGCCAGGGGCCGTGTGGGCGGCAGTAAGCCACGGTGACATCATCAAATCGATCCTCGCCGATGCGTTCGGTATGCACCTCGACCTATTCCAGCGCATTAACGTGGGCCCTGCCTCCGTATCGATCGTGCATTATGGTGCTGTGCGGCCCAGCGTCTACGCGACAAACACGGACGCCGGGGACCTGTCGTGGCTGTCGAACGGCATCAAGTCCGGGGATGCGTCGGTGGGCGGAGGTGCGGGGCAAACGGCGAAGGGAACCTCGTGTGCCTAA
- a CDS encoding DUF4386 domain-containing protein: protein MTANININPPLRGPTGQRGMHPMRRISLAAGILYVLTFVSIPTLALYKGVKDDAGAFVLGAGSTAAVQWGALSEVIVGLAGIGTAVVLYPVAKRVSQTAALGFVAARLVETCLIFVSVVSLLSITTLRNDVAGTAGTDSASLVTMSHGLVATYNWTFLLSQSLMPVACDLLLGYVLFRSALVPRILPMVAFVGAPLLLASDIAVFFGAYSQVSPIAVLAALPVAVFELSLGIWLITKGFKPTALTAGHP from the coding sequence ATGACGGCCAACATCAATATCAATCCGCCGCTCCGCGGACCCACCGGGCAGCGCGGAATGCATCCAATGAGGCGAATCTCTCTGGCCGCCGGCATCCTGTACGTGCTCACCTTTGTCTCCATCCCAACCCTCGCCCTCTACAAAGGGGTAAAGGATGACGCCGGCGCTTTCGTCTTGGGCGCCGGCAGCACTGCCGCCGTGCAGTGGGGTGCCTTGTCCGAGGTCATCGTCGGACTGGCCGGAATCGGCACCGCCGTTGTGCTCTATCCGGTGGCCAAGCGGGTCAGCCAAACCGCGGCACTCGGATTCGTGGCCGCTCGACTAGTGGAAACCTGCCTCATATTCGTCAGCGTCGTCAGCCTGCTGTCGATCACGACCCTGCGAAACGACGTTGCCGGCACCGCCGGGACGGACTCCGCCTCACTGGTCACAATGAGCCATGGCTTGGTCGCAACCTACAACTGGACGTTCCTTCTATCGCAAAGCTTGATGCCCGTGGCCTGCGACCTTCTGCTCGGCTACGTGCTGTTCCGCTCGGCGCTCGTGCCCCGTATCCTCCCGATGGTCGCATTCGTCGGCGCACCGCTGCTCCTTGCCTCCGACATCGCAGTCTTCTTTGGCGCCTACTCCCAGGTGTCCCCGATCGCCGTTCTGGCCGCACTGCCCGTCGCCGTGTTCGAACTGTCACTGGGCATCTGGTTGATCACCAAGGGTTTCAAGCCGACAGCTCTGACCGCGGGCCACCCATAA